The following coding sequences are from one Natrarchaeobaculum sulfurireducens window:
- a CDS encoding RNA-guided pseudouridylation complex pseudouridine synthase subunit Cbf5 codes for MSLRGPPDERTPAELLTFGVVNLDKPPGPSSHQVSGWLRDAVAETLEGRDVDASIDQAAHAGTLDPKVTGCLPVMLGDATRLAQVFLEGSKEYVAVLECHAPVPADAESVVAEFEGPIYQKPPRKSAVSRRLRVREIYDLEILEREERKLLLRIRCESGTYVRKLCHDLGLALGTGGHMGHLRRTATTPFDDTDLHSAYEFLDALAFWLEDDNPDPLYEVVDPAERILTDIPQVVIAESAAREVANGAPVYAPGVLEVERGTTNGDLVACLTPNGAAVCLGTVVGTEDDDSGVVVDLERVLV; via the coding sequence ATGAGTCTCCGAGGTCCACCAGACGAGCGGACGCCCGCCGAGTTACTCACGTTCGGCGTCGTCAATCTCGACAAACCGCCCGGCCCGTCTTCACATCAGGTCAGCGGCTGGCTTCGCGACGCCGTCGCCGAAACGCTCGAGGGGCGAGACGTCGACGCGTCGATCGACCAGGCGGCCCACGCGGGGACGCTCGATCCGAAAGTCACTGGCTGTTTGCCGGTCATGCTCGGCGACGCGACACGGCTTGCACAGGTCTTCCTCGAAGGATCCAAAGAGTACGTTGCCGTCCTCGAGTGTCACGCACCGGTCCCGGCTGACGCCGAATCGGTCGTCGCAGAGTTCGAGGGACCGATCTACCAGAAGCCCCCGCGCAAAAGCGCGGTCTCCCGACGCCTCCGCGTACGCGAGATTTACGACCTCGAGATACTCGAACGAGAGGAGCGTAAGTTGCTGTTGCGAATCCGTTGTGAGAGCGGCACCTACGTCCGAAAGCTCTGTCACGACCTCGGGCTGGCGCTTGGTACCGGCGGCCACATGGGTCACCTCCGGCGGACGGCAACGACACCGTTCGACGACACGGACCTTCACTCGGCCTACGAGTTCCTCGATGCGCTGGCGTTCTGGCTCGAAGACGACAATCCCGACCCCCTCTACGAGGTGGTCGACCCCGCCGAGCGAATCCTCACGGACATCCCCCAGGTCGTCATCGCTGAGTCCGCCGCGCGCGAAGTCGCGAACGGAGCGCCAGTGTACGCCCCCGGTGTCCTCGAGGTCGAACGCGGAACGACCAACGGAGACCTCGTCGCCTGTTTGACCCCGAATGGGGCGGCTGTCTGTCTCGGGACGGTCGTCGGAACCGAGGACGACGACTCTGGAGTTGTCGTCGATCTCGAGCGCGTACTCGTCTGA
- a CDS encoding adenylate kinase — MAQPRILILGAPGAGKGTQSAKITEEFNVEHVTTGDALRSNKEMDISEMDTEYDTPGEYMDQGELVPDEVVNAIVDEALSQAGGFVLDGYPRNLEQAEELEDMTDLDIVLMLDVSEEELVHRLTGRRMDPETGDIYHVEYNPPEDDEVEERLVQRDDDDEETVRERLGVYRENTEPVIEHYEEQGVLERVDGEQAPDEVWEAVKKTIEDAA; from the coding sequence ATGGCACAGCCACGAATCCTGATCCTGGGTGCCCCAGGTGCAGGCAAAGGGACCCAGAGCGCAAAGATCACCGAGGAGTTCAACGTCGAGCACGTCACGACTGGCGACGCTCTCCGGTCGAACAAGGAGATGGACATCTCCGAGATGGACACCGAGTATGACACTCCTGGCGAGTACATGGACCAAGGAGAACTCGTCCCCGACGAGGTCGTCAACGCCATCGTCGACGAGGCGCTCTCGCAAGCGGGCGGCTTCGTCCTCGACGGCTACCCGCGCAACCTCGAGCAGGCCGAAGAACTCGAGGACATGACCGATCTGGACATCGTGCTCATGCTCGACGTCAGCGAAGAGGAGCTCGTCCACCGTCTGACCGGCCGTCGGATGGACCCCGAGACGGGCGATATCTACCACGTCGAGTACAATCCCCCGGAGGACGACGAAGTCGAGGAACGACTCGTCCAGCGCGACGACGACGACGAAGAAACCGTCCGCGAACGACTCGGCGTGTACCGGGAGAACACCGAACCGGTGATCGAACACTACGAAGAACAGGGCGTGCTCGAGCGCGTCGATGGCGAGCAGGCACCCGACGAGGTCTGGGAAGCGGTCAAAAAGACGATCGAAGACGCTGCGTAG
- the secY gene encoding preprotein translocase subunit SecY, whose protein sequence is MGWKEAAEPVLTRMPAVQRPQKHVPFKRKLAWTAGILVLYFFLTNIALLGLESGEATDLFGEFRAVLAGEHGSLMQVGIGPIVTASIVMQLLGGANLLGLDTNDPRDQVLYQGLQKLLVIVMTALTALPMVFAGGFLPPVPSLTLGGFTFDQTQVQVLMFLQIFLGGVLILYMDEVVSKWGIGSGIGLFIIAGVSQRLVTGFIQPATGGVFYDWYLIITQQVEIGSLVAGDGIYTLLLEEGHIIALITTVLIFAIVVYAESVRVEIPLSHARVKGARGRFPVKLIYASVLPVILVRALQANIQFIGQILHSQWAGMPEVLGVYDAQGQPVSGFFYYTAPIYSPDDWMWWTGEVTQQAWMVMIRVSVDLTFMVIGGAIFAIFWVETTNMGPDATARQIQNSGMQIPGFRQNVSVVEKVMQRYIPQVTVIGGALVGLLAVWANMLGTVGGVEGTGLLLAVSITYKLYEEIAEEQMMEMHPMMRQMFGKE, encoded by the coding sequence ATGGGATGGAAGGAAGCCGCCGAACCGGTCTTGACGCGGATGCCCGCAGTGCAGCGTCCACAGAAGCACGTGCCGTTCAAGCGCAAGCTCGCCTGGACGGCTGGCATCCTCGTGTTGTACTTCTTCCTGACGAACATCGCGCTGCTCGGCTTGGAGTCCGGAGAAGCGACCGACCTCTTCGGTGAGTTCCGTGCCGTCCTTGCGGGCGAACACGGCTCGCTGATGCAGGTCGGCATCGGTCCGATCGTCACGGCGAGCATCGTCATGCAGTTGCTCGGCGGTGCGAACCTGCTCGGGCTCGATACGAACGATCCTCGAGATCAGGTTCTCTACCAGGGACTACAGAAGCTGCTCGTCATCGTGATGACGGCACTGACCGCACTGCCGATGGTGTTCGCTGGCGGCTTCCTGCCACCGGTGCCGTCGCTGACCCTCGGTGGGTTCACCTTCGATCAGACGCAGGTTCAGGTACTGATGTTCCTGCAGATCTTCCTCGGCGGCGTCCTCATCCTTTATATGGACGAGGTCGTCAGCAAGTGGGGGATCGGCAGCGGGATCGGCCTGTTCATCATCGCCGGTGTGAGCCAGCGATTGGTGACCGGGTTCATCCAGCCTGCGACGGGCGGGGTGTTCTACGACTGGTATCTGATCATCACCCAGCAAGTCGAGATCGGCTCGCTCGTTGCCGGTGATGGCATCTACACCCTGTTGCTCGAGGAGGGCCACATCATCGCCCTCATCACGACGGTGTTGATCTTCGCCATCGTTGTCTACGCGGAGTCCGTTCGCGTCGAGATTCCGCTCAGCCACGCCCGCGTCAAGGGTGCCCGTGGACGCTTCCCCGTGAAGCTCATCTACGCGAGCGTCCTGCCGGTCATCCTTGTTCGGGCGCTGCAGGCGAACATCCAGTTCATCGGGCAAATTCTCCACAGTCAGTGGGCAGGGATGCCCGAGGTACTCGGCGTCTACGACGCCCAGGGCCAGCCCGTAAGCGGGTTCTTCTACTACACCGCACCGATCTACTCACCCGACGATTGGATGTGGTGGACTGGAGAGGTGACTCAGCAGGCCTGGATGGTGATGATCCGCGTCTCCGTCGACCTGACGTTCATGGTCATCGGTGGCGCTATCTTCGCGATCTTCTGGGTCGAGACGACGAACATGGGTCCCGATGCAACGGCCCGTCAGATCCAGAACTCCGGGATGCAGATCCCCGGCTTCCGACAGAACGTCAGCGTCGTCGAGAAGGTCATGCAACGGTACATTCCGCAAGTGACCGTCATCGGTGGTGCGCTCGTCGGACTACTGGCCGTCTGGGCGAACATGCTCGGGACGGTCGGTGGCGTCGAGGGAACCGGCCTGCTGCTCGCTGTCTCCATCACGTACAAGCTGTACGAGGAGATCGCTGAGGAGCAGATGATGGAAATGCATCCGATGATGCGCCAGATGTTCGGCAAAGAGTAG
- a CDS encoding S8 family serine peptidase, giving the protein MRARGSTARRLSIFVVCLLLVTASAPATVTAGGDDYAAEQAASTVQNLLELDGSTAELDSSELVVRLEEAPLEDVRDTEQALESHAKQTQEPVLEYVEKTPGVDVAEEFWVTNAIVLELEPGTVDEQLLVTLERIDEVEAVHENFDLSMPDPPEPKTPVDPSPAAEDDERPQTTAAIDSVNVPTVWEEYDTRGEGVRVAVLDTGIDANHPDLELYTETPDDPTYPGGWAEFDETGERVTGSTPHDTGRHGTHVSGTVAGGAASGTAVGVAPDAELLHGQVLDDDGGTFAQLVAGIEWALEANADVINLSLGSPGVYDELIEPIQHATESDVVVVAAIGNQGPETTNAPGNVFETISVGAVTNDGTVASFSGGDQLNRSDWDSPPDHWPETYTVPTVVAPGVEITSTVPGGYADKPGTSMATPHVTGIVALVLSAQPDTSPEALSAGLTDTAWKPDGEPLEQDTRYGHGIVNASAVADDLVDRDAEAATETPAVETEADGDGETTDVANDWLMAVGLIIVSLAVVTVLVTIARYRVGRP; this is encoded by the coding sequence ATGCGCGCTCGTGGCTCGACCGCCCGTCGGCTCTCCATCTTCGTCGTCTGCCTGTTGCTCGTCACCGCGTCTGCACCTGCAACAGTCACGGCGGGCGGCGACGATTACGCGGCCGAACAAGCTGCCTCAACGGTTCAGAACCTTCTCGAACTCGACGGCTCGACCGCAGAGCTCGACTCGAGTGAGCTCGTCGTGCGACTCGAGGAAGCACCGCTCGAAGACGTGCGTGATACCGAACAGGCACTCGAGAGTCACGCCAAGCAGACGCAGGAGCCGGTGCTCGAATACGTCGAAAAAACCCCGGGCGTCGACGTCGCCGAAGAGTTCTGGGTGACCAACGCCATCGTTCTGGAACTCGAACCCGGTACTGTCGACGAGCAGCTACTCGTGACGCTCGAGCGGATCGACGAGGTCGAAGCCGTCCACGAGAACTTCGATCTCTCCATGCCGGATCCACCGGAGCCGAAGACACCGGTCGACCCATCTCCGGCTGCAGAGGACGATGAGCGGCCACAGACGACTGCAGCGATCGACTCCGTGAACGTCCCAACGGTGTGGGAGGAGTACGATACACGCGGCGAGGGCGTCCGTGTCGCCGTCCTCGACACCGGCATCGACGCCAATCATCCCGACCTCGAGTTGTACACTGAAACGCCAGATGATCCGACGTATCCGGGTGGCTGGGCGGAGTTCGACGAAACCGGTGAGCGGGTCACCGGCTCGACACCCCACGATACGGGCCGTCACGGCACCCACGTCAGTGGAACGGTCGCGGGCGGCGCCGCAAGCGGAACCGCAGTTGGCGTCGCGCCAGACGCCGAGTTACTCCACGGGCAGGTGTTAGACGACGACGGCGGGACGTTCGCCCAGCTCGTCGCCGGCATCGAGTGGGCACTCGAGGCGAACGCTGACGTCATCAACCTCAGTCTCGGCTCCCCTGGAGTCTACGACGAGTTGATCGAGCCAATCCAGCACGCGACCGAAAGCGATGTCGTGGTTGTCGCGGCGATCGGCAACCAGGGTCCGGAGACGACCAACGCTCCGGGCAACGTTTTCGAGACAATTAGCGTTGGTGCCGTAACCAACGATGGGACGGTCGCAAGCTTCTCCGGCGGTGATCAGCTAAATCGATCTGACTGGGACTCCCCTCCCGACCACTGGCCGGAGACGTACACCGTTCCAACGGTCGTTGCACCCGGCGTCGAGATCACGAGCACTGTCCCTGGTGGCTACGCGGACAAACCGGGGACCTCGATGGCCACTCCACACGTCACCGGCATCGTTGCACTGGTACTCTCAGCTCAACCCGACACGAGCCCGGAAGCTCTGTCGGCCGGACTGACGGATACGGCGTGGAAACCCGACGGTGAACCGCTCGAGCAAGACACCCGATACGGGCACGGCATCGTCAACGCGAGTGCCGTAGCCGACGACCTGGTAGACCGGGACGCCGAGGCGGCAACCGAGACGCCAGCCGTCGAAACCGAAGCGGACGGTGATGGAGAGACAACGGACGTCGCAAACGATTGGCTGATGGCGGTCGGTCTGATCATCGTCTCCCTTGCTGTCGTCACCGTCCTCGTCACCATCGCCCGGTATCGCGTCGGCCGTCCGTAG
- a CDS encoding DUF106 domain-containing protein: MTRTAEKINALVREDGSMVDALEAIRETADENGGEVQWGDVSDELTSGQWGRLIEKGVLVDGDEGFEIADREAYDEALDGDTDSIVPDVDIDDEETKWSQWDKLAAVGSVLLMIGYWLESVRETVGGAIDLVMAPLDAALPFYAVILAVSMLTGLYSTLLQANLMNPEIIGKYQQRMKSMQEKQKDVKERKEAAEERGASEAELERLENEMEEVREEQMEAMAENMGMFKEQFRPMVWIMLFTIPLFLWMYWKILGGHISDAEMIMVMPIAGEVALNEGLLGPMWAWIIWYFLCSMGFTQLLRKALNIDMTPTGA; encoded by the coding sequence ATGACGCGTACAGCCGAGAAGATCAATGCCCTCGTCCGCGAGGATGGTTCGATGGTCGACGCCCTCGAGGCCATCCGTGAGACGGCCGACGAGAACGGCGGGGAGGTCCAGTGGGGGGACGTCAGCGACGAACTCACGAGCGGCCAGTGGGGGCGACTGATCGAGAAGGGCGTGTTGGTCGACGGCGACGAAGGATTCGAGATCGCCGACCGCGAGGCCTACGACGAGGCGCTCGACGGCGATACCGACTCGATTGTCCCTGACGTCGATATCGACGATGAGGAGACGAAGTGGTCTCAGTGGGACAAACTGGCCGCCGTCGGCTCGGTCCTGTTGATGATCGGGTACTGGCTCGAGTCGGTTCGTGAGACCGTTGGTGGTGCAATCGATCTGGTGATGGCGCCGCTCGATGCCGCGTTGCCGTTTTATGCCGTAATCCTCGCAGTGTCGATGCTGACCGGCCTCTACTCGACGCTCCTGCAAGCGAACCTGATGAACCCGGAGATCATCGGAAAGTACCAACAGCGGATGAAGTCGATGCAGGAGAAACAGAAAGACGTCAAAGAGCGCAAGGAGGCAGCCGAAGAGCGCGGCGCGAGCGAAGCCGAACTCGAGCGCCTCGAGAACGAGATGGAAGAAGTCCGCGAAGAGCAGATGGAGGCCATGGCCGAGAACATGGGGATGTTCAAAGAGCAGTTCCGGCCGATGGTCTGGATCATGCTGTTTACCATTCCGCTGTTCCTCTGGATGTACTGGAAGATCCTCGGCGGGCACATCAGCGATGCGGAGATGATCATGGTCATGCCGATCGCTGGTGAAGTCGCGCTCAATGAAGGACTGCTCGGCCCGATGTGGGCGTGGATTATCTGGTACTTCCTCTGCTCGATGGGCTTTACCCAACTCCTGCGGAAGGCACTGAACATCGACATGACGCCAACGGGCGCCTAA
- a CDS encoding cbb3-type cytochrome c oxidase subunit I — protein MSDLPPMTSVKRWLVTTNHKDVGILYLITALFFLLFGGVLALLFRAHLWEAGGVGLLDGDQFNQAVTAHGFAMVFLFLSPFAAGFANYFVPLQIGADDLAFPRLNALTYWFYLFSGLLVGISFFQGGTFAGGWTMYAPLNVPTYTPAMQATTGGNATILGLTLFTISITIGTVNFMVTIHRSRAEGLGLWNMPLFTWSWLLTVWMMLFAFAALLAALLLQLSDRLFLTQYFAAEQGSGLLWAHLFWFFGHPEVYIVFFPALGIMFETFQTFTGRRLVGRKWVIISMVLVAVQSFLVWMHHMFLTTINLEIKTLMMATTIGISLPFDLMVFALIYTMVKGRVRFTTPFLFTLGALVLFILGGITGVFLGAVVLDYEFRGTYWVVAHFHYVMVSGATALIGGLYYWWPKITGKMYSEALGKLNFAVYFIGFNLLYFPQFLAWETPRRVFHFAEGMQIYHQISTVGAFVFGASFLILIGTLLHSLKYGPDAPDNPWEYSRTAEWAVPSPPPLENWGGRPSYATGRLEFVDETKAATDGGVAHSAEADAIGHEEEHADHASIWPFGIGVATFVFFLGLSGITSYLVEFADARDHAVVGAPDPNVMYLALTALGLVLLGVTLFKFGVEEFNAPEMAIAERWPFEGVGNTKLGVWVFLASDVIVFGAIIGAYIFMRLHHGWGEWTTVPFASWPGLLNTYVLLTSSFTVILALVFAERQNKKGLLGAMGATLLLALTFMGVKAYEYNYKFQIGEYWWTSVEHSIYFVTTGLHALHVIIGVLIALFMIYRIVSIDAYMEDHRPVEFFGLYWHFVDIVWVFLFPLFYLM, from the coding sequence ATGAGTGACCTCCCGCCGATGACCTCGGTCAAGCGGTGGCTCGTTACGACGAACCACAAAGACGTCGGAATCCTCTACCTGATCACCGCGCTGTTCTTCCTCCTGTTCGGTGGTGTTCTCGCCTTACTCTTCCGAGCACACCTCTGGGAAGCGGGTGGTGTCGGGCTGCTTGACGGCGATCAGTTCAATCAGGCCGTTACGGCCCACGGGTTCGCGATGGTGTTCCTGTTCCTCTCGCCGTTCGCGGCAGGGTTTGCGAACTACTTCGTCCCACTCCAGATCGGAGCTGACGACCTCGCGTTCCCACGCCTGAACGCCCTGACGTACTGGTTCTACCTGTTCTCGGGGCTGTTAGTGGGTATCTCGTTCTTCCAGGGTGGAACGTTCGCCGGTGGCTGGACGATGTACGCACCGCTTAACGTTCCAACCTATACCCCTGCGATGCAGGCGACGACCGGCGGGAACGCGACCATCCTTGGTCTGACGCTATTTACTATTTCGATCACGATCGGTACCGTGAACTTCATGGTCACGATCCACCGTTCGCGTGCTGAGGGGCTGGGTCTCTGGAATATGCCCCTTTTCACCTGGTCGTGGCTGCTGACGGTCTGGATGATGTTGTTCGCGTTCGCTGCGCTGCTCGCGGCGTTGTTGTTGCAGCTGTCCGACCGGCTGTTCCTGACCCAGTACTTCGCCGCTGAGCAGGGCTCCGGCCTGTTGTGGGCGCATCTGTTCTGGTTCTTCGGTCACCCGGAGGTGTATATCGTCTTCTTCCCCGCGCTCGGGATCATGTTCGAGACGTTCCAGACGTTTACAGGACGACGGCTCGTCGGCCGGAAGTGGGTCATCATCTCGATGGTCCTCGTGGCCGTCCAGTCGTTCCTCGTCTGGATGCACCACATGTTCCTGACGACGATCAACCTCGAGATCAAGACGCTGATGATGGCGACGACCATCGGGATTTCGTTACCGTTCGACCTGATGGTCTTCGCGCTCATCTACACGATGGTCAAAGGCCGGGTTCGGTTTACGACGCCGTTCCTGTTTACCCTTGGCGCACTCGTGTTGTTCATCCTCGGAGGCATCACCGGGGTCTTCCTTGGTGCCGTCGTACTCGACTACGAGTTCCGTGGCACCTACTGGGTCGTCGCCCACTTCCACTACGTGATGGTCTCGGGTGCAACGGCGTTGATCGGCGGCCTCTACTACTGGTGGCCGAAGATCACCGGAAAGATGTACTCTGAGGCGCTCGGGAAGCTCAACTTCGCCGTCTACTTCATCGGCTTCAACCTCCTGTACTTCCCGCAGTTCCTCGCCTGGGAGACGCCCCGGCGTGTCTTTCACTTCGCCGAGGGAATGCAGATTTATCACCAGATCTCGACGGTCGGGGCGTTCGTCTTCGGTGCCTCGTTCCTCATCCTGATCGGGACCCTGCTACACAGCCTGAAGTACGGCCCTGACGCACCCGACAATCCGTGGGAGTACTCCCGCACTGCCGAGTGGGCCGTTCCCTCGCCGCCTCCGCTCGAGAACTGGGGTGGTCGTCCGAGCTACGCGACCGGTCGACTCGAGTTCGTCGACGAGACGAAAGCGGCAACCGACGGCGGCGTCGCACACAGTGCGGAAGCCGACGCCATCGGTCACGAGGAAGAACACGCCGACCACGCGAGCATCTGGCCGTTCGGGATCGGCGTCGCGACGTTCGTCTTCTTCCTCGGCCTATCGGGGATCACGTCGTACCTCGTCGAGTTCGCTGATGCACGTGACCACGCCGTCGTCGGCGCACCCGACCCGAACGTCATGTATCTGGCGCTGACGGCACTCGGCCTCGTCTTGCTCGGGGTCACGCTGTTCAAGTTCGGTGTCGAGGAGTTCAACGCCCCCGAGATGGCCATCGCCGAGCGCTGGCCGTTCGAGGGTGTCGGCAACACGAAGCTGGGTGTCTGGGTGTTCCTCGCCTCTGACGTGATCGTCTTCGGGGCGATCATCGGCGCGTACATCTTCATGCGTTTGCACCACGGCTGGGGCGAGTGGACCACTGTGCCCTTTGCCTCTTGGCCCGGCCTGCTGAACACCTACGTGCTGTTGACCTCGAGCTTCACGGTCATCCTGGCACTGGTGTTCGCCGAACGCCAGAACAAGAAGGGACTGCTCGGTGCGATGGGTGCGACACTCCTGCTTGCGCTCACGTTCATGGGCGTTAAAGCCTACGAGTACAACTACAAGTTCCAGATCGGCGAGTACTGGTGGACTAGCGTCGAACACTCCATCTACTTCGTGACGACTGGACTCCACGCGCTGCACGTCATCATCGGCGTGCTGATCGCCCTGTTCATGATCTACCGGATCGTGAGCATCGACGCCTACATGGAAGACCACCGTCCAGTGGAGTTCTTCGGCCTCTACTGGCACTTCGTCGACATCGTCTGGGTGTTCCTCTTCCCGCTGTTCTACCTGATGTAG
- a CDS encoding cytochrome C oxidase subunit IV family protein produces MADVRTYTLIYVVLLVLGTGKFVFFEFTPYDIALAATFVLAIAKTLLIAGYYQHLIEEPRSITYMMVISVFMVLLLTVAAGYSIQ; encoded by the coding sequence ATGGCTGACGTTCGAACCTACACCCTCATTTACGTCGTACTGTTGGTGCTGGGGACGGGCAAGTTCGTGTTCTTCGAATTTACCCCGTACGACATCGCCCTGGCGGCAACGTTCGTACTCGCGATCGCCAAGACGTTGTTGATCGCCGGTTACTACCAGCACCTGATCGAAGAACCACGCTCGATCACCTACATGATGGTTATCTCCGTGTTCATGGTCTTGTTGCTGACTGTCGCTGCAGGCTACTCGATTCAGTAA
- the coxB gene encoding cytochrome c oxidase subunit II — translation MEVQTRVDVFEDIFLVFLGLGTLVGVVVIAYTLYNAYKYRDTGEVDDDDDDLPTLGELPTGGKGGKKLFLSFGLSAIIVISLVVWTYGMLLYVEDGPDNNPEDAIEMDIEGWAFGWDFYYDNGIETTNDMVIPADEPIWIEVTSTDVWHSFGISDLRVKADSIPGEYDDTWFIAEEPGEHVAECFELCGTGHSGMVADVTVLPPEEYEQWVDDQLTLTITLEDENEQRVTDGFELALEHEENEEFDEDLSFTYSDDEFENGSITIDEIEQGGPYDVTVSSIDDEFEDVEDSIDFTGPTDETFTLELSDGEADDDEENETDDDTDDEDTDDESADDEEQSDDGGDDE, via the coding sequence ATGGAGGTGCAGACGCGCGTTGACGTGTTCGAGGATATCTTCCTTGTTTTCCTCGGACTCGGGACGCTCGTCGGCGTCGTCGTGATCGCGTATACACTGTACAACGCGTACAAGTATCGTGATACTGGCGAGGTCGACGACGACGACGACGATCTGCCAACCCTTGGGGAATTACCGACAGGTGGTAAAGGCGGAAAAAAACTGTTCCTATCGTTTGGCTTGAGTGCCATCATCGTCATCTCGCTGGTCGTCTGGACGTACGGCATGCTGCTCTACGTCGAGGATGGCCCGGACAACAATCCTGAAGATGCGATCGAGATGGATATCGAAGGCTGGGCGTTCGGTTGGGACTTCTACTACGACAACGGTATCGAGACGACCAACGATATGGTCATCCCTGCTGATGAGCCGATCTGGATCGAAGTGACCTCGACTGACGTCTGGCACTCGTTCGGCATCTCGGACCTACGGGTGAAAGCCGACTCGATCCCCGGTGAGTACGACGACACCTGGTTCATTGCCGAAGAACCCGGCGAGCACGTCGCTGAGTGTTTCGAGCTGTGTGGTACCGGACACTCCGGCATGGTCGCTGACGTGACGGTTCTCCCGCCAGAAGAGTACGAACAATGGGTTGACGACCAGCTGACCCTGACGATCACCCTCGAGGACGAGAACGAACAACGAGTTACTGACGGCTTCGAACTCGCCCTCGAACACGAAGAGAACGAGGAGTTCGATGAGGACCTCAGCTTCACGTACAGCGACGACGAGTTCGAAAACGGCTCGATCACGATCGACGAAATCGAGCAGGGTGGACCGTACGACGTGACGGTTTCGTCGATCGACGACGAGTTCGAAGACGTCGAAGACTCTATCGACTTCACCGGTCCGACCGACGAGACCTTCACGCTCGAGCTTTCGGACGGTGAAGCCGACGATGACGAAGAAAACGAAACGGACGACGATACCGACGATGAAGACACCGACGACGAATCGGCTGACGACGAGGAACAGAGCGACGATGGAGGTGACGACGAATGA
- the cmk gene encoding (d)CMP kinase has protein sequence MLLTVSGPPGSGKSTTAGLLADAFDLDHVSGGDIFRELADERGYTPLEFNKLAEENDQIDRDLDRRLREIAVAEDDLVLESRLAGWLAGEQADFRFWLDAPPAVRGERIAEREEKDPVRATEETQAREASEAQRYEEYYGIDIRDLTIYDLSVNTARWAPDAVLDMLVTAVEEYDAAGDEGQPIVDVDYDF, from the coding sequence ATGTTACTCACCGTCTCCGGCCCGCCAGGGAGCGGGAAGAGCACGACTGCGGGGTTGCTCGCCGACGCTTTCGATCTCGACCACGTTAGCGGCGGTGACATCTTTAGGGAACTGGCCGACGAGCGCGGCTATACCCCCCTCGAGTTCAACAAACTCGCCGAGGAGAACGACCAGATCGACCGCGATCTCGACCGCCGACTACGTGAAATCGCGGTCGCCGAAGACGACCTCGTGCTCGAGTCACGACTCGCGGGCTGGCTCGCCGGCGAGCAGGCGGACTTTCGGTTCTGGCTCGACGCTCCGCCGGCCGTTCGAGGCGAGCGCATCGCCGAACGCGAGGAGAAAGATCCCGTTCGGGCAACCGAAGAAACCCAGGCTCGCGAAGCGAGTGAGGCACAACGATACGAGGAGTACTACGGGATCGACATTCGTGATCTCACGATCTATGACCTCTCTGTGAACACTGCCCGCTGGGCACCCGACGCCGTATTGGACATGCTCGTCACCGCTGTCGAGGAATACGACGCCGCTGGTGATGAGGGACAACCGATCGTGGACGTCGACTACGACTTCTGA
- a CDS encoding DUF7692 domain-containing protein, whose protein sequence is MLLVTNMAHNETPGSVRIHTAQGNEWCYNAIEKAARFYDCNRSNAIAFACEAVNRLVRATRAVLERDNLTRSCARRSPSRSRLKGMTFDLETPVTVTPKGDE, encoded by the coding sequence ATGTTACTGGTCACCAACATGGCTCACAACGAGACGCCCGGCTCAGTCCGGATCCACACCGCTCAGGGCAATGAGTGGTGCTACAACGCGATCGAGAAGGCCGCACGGTTCTACGACTGCAACCGATCGAACGCCATCGCGTTCGCCTGCGAAGCCGTCAACCGCCTGGTTCGAGCAACTCGAGCCGTTCTCGAGCGTGACAATCTCACCAGATCCTGCGCCAGGAGATCGCCGAGCCGCTCTCGACTCAAGGGGATGACCTTCGACCTCGAGACCCCGGTCACAGTTACAC
- a CDS encoding amphi-Trp domain-containing protein gives MPEEVLFKFERRMSTDDIAAYLRTVADNLESGESISLEAGGESVTMDPPARPTFEIKAERETSSSSGPAELSIEFELEWDEGEENGEGGDLRID, from the coding sequence ATGCCAGAAGAGGTTCTATTCAAGTTCGAGCGCCGAATGTCGACCGACGACATCGCGGCGTACCTTCGCACCGTCGCAGACAACCTCGAGAGCGGCGAGTCGATCTCGCTCGAGGCCGGGGGCGAATCCGTGACGATGGACCCCCCCGCCCGTCCAACCTTCGAGATCAAAGCCGAGCGCGAAACCTCGAGCTCCAGCGGCCCCGCCGAACTCAGCATCGAGTTCGAACTCGAGTGGGACGAGGGCGAGGAAAACGGTGAGGGCGGCGACCTACGAATCGACTGA